A genome region from Baekduia alba includes the following:
- the ribH gene encoding 6,7-dimethyl-8-ribityllumazine synthase, which translates to MRFAICVGRFYEDLAARLVAGASAVLAEAGVAADAVDVFDVPGAYELPLAAKFAAETGRYAGVVCLGAVIRGETSHYDYVCGESARGIMDVQLETGVPCSFGVLTVDSQAQALARSGGDKRDSGRHAAEAVLALLEVKKTLGSGATAA; encoded by the coding sequence GTGAGGTTCGCGATCTGCGTGGGCCGGTTCTACGAGGATCTCGCGGCGCGGCTGGTCGCGGGCGCGTCGGCGGTCCTCGCGGAGGCCGGCGTCGCCGCTGACGCGGTCGACGTCTTCGACGTCCCGGGCGCCTACGAGCTGCCGTTGGCGGCGAAGTTCGCGGCGGAGACGGGGCGCTACGCGGGCGTGGTGTGCCTCGGCGCGGTGATCCGCGGCGAGACGTCGCACTACGACTACGTCTGCGGCGAGAGCGCGCGGGGGATCATGGACGTGCAGCTGGAGACCGGCGTGCCGTGCTCGTTCGGCGTGCTGACCGTCGACTCGCAGGCCCAGGCGCTCGCGCGCTCGGGCGGCGACAAGCGGGACTCGGGGCGCCACGCCGCCGAGGCCGTGCTCGCGCTGCTCGAGGTCAAGAAGACGCTGGGCAGCGGCGCGACCGCAGCCTGA
- a CDS encoding protein kinase domain-containing protein yields MPALSQQVDLPPRYRVVRHIANGGMATVWAAEDSVLERLVAVKVLAAGYAVDQAARRRFTREARAAARVSDHPNVVTIFDIGEMSSPPAQAFIVMEHFAGGTVADRLRAGDVVPAPLALRWLSETASALDAAHAADIVHRDVKPGNLLLDENGRLAVGDFGIASLAGETAVTAAGQVLGTAAYLSPEQARGHAATPASDRYSLAVVAYELLCGKRPFAGDTPMAQARARVEQDPATLTGHCIAAEEPLRWGLSRDPAGRPATAAAFVAELARALGSAGEPTRVTKVMAPAPAPRFARNRAPEVFPDATAGRPPIAVPVPAAEAGAVRERPRDPVARQRHPHRRAFMLAALAAGCVVIGAGAALISDDGRGTGKGGTAPRATASKSQGVPTGGIRQRAAASATTAAPDASTPPPAASSTPAPTTPSAGDPRSAVDINNAGYKMLPGDAQGAVPLLQSAVDKFRAQGDTKSINYAFSLYNLGWALRLAGRPADAIPYLQERLRISDYKRGIVEKELATAQSAAGVPATGASAKGHGKAKGKAKHDKGAAGPGGLLGSGD; encoded by the coding sequence ATGCCCGCCCTTTCGCAGCAGGTCGACCTGCCTCCGCGCTATCGGGTCGTGCGCCACATCGCCAACGGCGGCATGGCCACGGTCTGGGCCGCCGAGGACTCGGTGCTGGAGCGCCTGGTCGCGGTGAAGGTGCTCGCGGCGGGCTACGCGGTCGACCAGGCGGCGCGCCGGCGCTTCACGCGTGAGGCGCGCGCGGCGGCACGGGTCAGCGACCACCCCAACGTGGTCACGATCTTCGACATCGGCGAGATGTCCTCGCCGCCCGCGCAGGCCTTCATCGTCATGGAGCACTTCGCGGGCGGGACGGTCGCCGACCGGCTGCGCGCCGGCGACGTCGTGCCGGCGCCGCTGGCGCTGCGCTGGCTGAGCGAGACCGCGTCGGCGCTGGACGCCGCGCATGCGGCCGACATCGTCCATCGCGACGTCAAGCCGGGCAACCTGCTGCTGGACGAGAACGGCCGCCTCGCGGTCGGGGACTTCGGGATCGCGTCGCTGGCGGGCGAGACGGCCGTGACGGCGGCCGGCCAGGTGCTCGGCACCGCGGCCTACCTGTCGCCCGAGCAGGCGCGCGGCCACGCCGCGACGCCGGCATCGGATCGCTACTCGCTGGCGGTCGTCGCCTACGAGCTGTTGTGCGGCAAGCGCCCGTTCGCGGGCGACACGCCGATGGCGCAGGCGCGTGCGCGCGTCGAGCAGGACCCGGCGACGCTGACCGGCCACTGCATCGCGGCCGAGGAGCCGCTGCGCTGGGGGCTGTCGCGCGATCCGGCCGGCCGGCCCGCGACCGCCGCGGCGTTCGTCGCGGAGCTGGCGCGCGCGCTGGGGTCGGCCGGCGAGCCGACGCGGGTGACGAAGGTGATGGCGCCGGCACCGGCGCCGCGGTTCGCGCGCAACCGCGCGCCCGAGGTGTTCCCGGACGCGACGGCCGGGCGCCCGCCGATCGCGGTGCCGGTCCCCGCGGCCGAGGCCGGCGCGGTCCGCGAGCGACCGCGCGATCCGGTCGCGCGCCAGCGCCATCCGCACCGCAGGGCCTTCATGTTGGCCGCGCTGGCCGCGGGCTGCGTGGTGATCGGCGCGGGCGCCGCGCTGATCAGCGACGACGGCCGCGGCACCGGCAAGGGCGGCACCGCCCCGCGGGCCACGGCGTCCAAGTCGCAGGGCGTGCCGACCGGCGGGATCCGGCAGCGCGCAGCCGCGTCCGCGACCACCGCCGCCCCCGACGCCTCGACGCCGCCACCGGCCGCCTCGTCGACGCCTGCGCCCACGACGCCGTCCGCCGGCGATCCCCGCTCGGCCGTCGACATCAACAACGCCGGCTACAAGATGCTGCCGGGCGACGCGCAGGGCGCGGTGCCGCTGTTGCAGTCCGCCGTCGACAAGTTCCGCGCCCAGGGCGACACCAAGTCCATCAACTACGCGTTCTCCCTGTACAACCTCGGCTGGGCCCTACGCCTGGCCGGCCGCCCCGCCGACGCGATCCCGTACCTGCAGGAGCGCCTCCGGATCTCCGACTACAAGCGCGGGATCGTCGAGAAGGAGCTCGCGACCGCCCAGTCCGCCGCCGGCGTGCCGGCGACGGGCGCGAGCGCGAAGGGCCACGGCAAGGCGAAGGGCAAGGCCAAGCACGACAAGGGCGCCGCCGGGCCGGGCGGCCTGCTGGGCTCCGGCGACTGA
- the rpmB gene encoding 50S ribosomal protein L28, which translates to MSKVCHSCGRGPAFGQSRSHSMRATKRRFDPNLQKVRIFVGAAPRRVYVCTRCLKAGKVSKAV; encoded by the coding sequence ATGTCGAAGGTTTGTCACAGCTGCGGGCGCGGTCCCGCTTTCGGTCAGAGCCGCAGCCACTCGATGCGCGCTACCAAGCGTCGCTTCGATCCGAACCTGCAGAAGGTCCGGATCTTCGTGGGCGCCGCCCCGCGTCGCGTGTACGTCTGCACGCGCTGCCTCAAGGCCGGCAAGGTCAGCAAGGCCGTCTAG
- a CDS encoding DAK2 domain-containing protein encodes MSDPSLVRFRVAVQGALAHLESRREEINDLNVFPVADGDTGDNMALTLRAVLTELDRLEAEAGNRSIDEIGRDEIVQSVARAALLGARGNSGVILSQLIRGAAEELVSRPGELVDPTLLGAAFATAAQRAYASVRAPAEGTMLTVMRDMATSIAHDLAHLPEEHRRLASAADPQQQNLLIAAALERAIIAGEASVKRGPELLPALREAGVVDAGGYGVIIIFAGIVAALRGTEAPELQHYAPARITHPEHASETYRYCTNFAVTGTGLEASRYVPALEAIGDSVLVVGDDATLKVHVHTDEPEQATHVFAGAGEVSRLDVADMHAQVTERETRLAAVGSDGNGAGPGAAAVVPTQTCGALAVATGAGLVALFESLGARVLDGGPTLNPSTMEILAGIHDVPAEEVVVLPNSPNVFMAAERAAELSDKAVRVVGSRSQQAGLSAAFALNADRSADANAAAMQEALDAVRTGGVAPAARQDPDGRFTIGDAVGYVGDDLVAWGEPAKTLEIVLGQLSADAELVTCIEGEGAPLDGDAVAALAPSGVELELEDGGQPSWWWLLAAE; translated from the coding sequence GTGTCCGACCCGAGTCTCGTCCGCTTCCGCGTGGCGGTCCAGGGCGCGCTCGCGCACCTGGAGTCGCGCCGCGAGGAGATCAACGACCTCAACGTCTTCCCGGTCGCCGACGGCGACACGGGCGACAACATGGCGCTCACGCTGCGCGCCGTGCTGACCGAGCTCGACCGCCTGGAGGCCGAGGCCGGCAACCGCTCGATCGACGAGATCGGCCGCGACGAGATCGTCCAGTCGGTCGCCCGCGCGGCGCTCCTCGGCGCGCGCGGCAACAGCGGCGTCATCCTCTCCCAGCTGATCCGCGGCGCCGCGGAGGAGCTGGTCTCCCGCCCCGGCGAGCTCGTCGACCCGACGCTGCTCGGCGCCGCCTTCGCGACCGCCGCCCAGCGCGCCTACGCGTCGGTCCGCGCGCCCGCCGAGGGCACGATGCTCACGGTCATGCGCGACATGGCGACCTCGATCGCCCACGACCTCGCGCACCTGCCCGAGGAGCACCGCCGTCTCGCCTCCGCCGCCGATCCCCAGCAGCAGAACCTGCTGATCGCCGCCGCGCTGGAGCGCGCGATCATCGCGGGCGAGGCGAGCGTCAAGCGCGGCCCCGAGCTGCTGCCGGCGCTGCGCGAGGCGGGCGTCGTCGACGCCGGCGGCTACGGCGTCATCATCATCTTCGCCGGGATCGTCGCCGCCCTGCGCGGCACCGAGGCGCCCGAGCTGCAGCACTACGCGCCCGCGCGGATCACGCATCCCGAGCACGCCTCCGAGACCTATCGGTACTGCACCAACTTCGCGGTCACCGGCACGGGCCTGGAGGCGTCGCGGTACGTGCCCGCGCTGGAGGCGATCGGCGACTCGGTGCTCGTCGTCGGCGACGACGCGACGCTCAAGGTCCACGTCCACACCGACGAGCCCGAGCAGGCCACGCACGTCTTCGCCGGCGCCGGCGAGGTCAGCCGCCTCGACGTCGCCGACATGCACGCGCAGGTCACCGAGCGCGAGACGCGCCTGGCGGCCGTCGGCTCCGACGGCAACGGCGCCGGCCCGGGCGCCGCCGCCGTCGTCCCGACCCAGACCTGCGGCGCGCTGGCCGTCGCCACCGGCGCCGGCCTCGTCGCGCTGTTCGAGAGCCTCGGCGCGCGCGTGCTCGACGGCGGCCCGACGCTCAACCCGTCGACGATGGAGATCCTGGCCGGCATCCACGACGTGCCCGCCGAGGAGGTCGTGGTCCTGCCCAACAGCCCCAACGTCTTCATGGCCGCCGAGCGCGCCGCCGAGCTGTCGGACAAGGCCGTGCGCGTCGTCGGGTCCCGCTCGCAGCAGGCCGGCCTGTCCGCCGCCTTCGCGCTCAACGCCGACCGCTCCGCCGACGCCAACGCCGCGGCGATGCAGGAGGCGCTGGACGCCGTCCGGACCGGCGGCGTCGCGCCCGCTGCGCGTCAGGATCCCGACGGCAGGTTCACCATCGGCGACGCCGTGGGCTACGTCGGCGACGACCTCGTCGCCTGGGGCGAGCCCGCCAAGACGCTGGAGATCGTCCTCGGCCAGCTCTCCGCCGACGCCGAGCTCGTCACGTGCATCGAGGGCGAAGGCGCCCCGTTGGACGGCGACGCGGTGGCGGCGCTGGCGCCCTCGGGCGTGGAGCTCGAGCTCGAGGACGGCGGCCAGCCGTCCTGGTGGTGGCTGCTCGCCGCTGAGTAG
- a CDS encoding ATP-dependent DNA helicase RecG codes for MSDAPAPAFGPGLTPPLAFAEARELTAQELWDAPARTPRPSRLAQPLVIKNPTAAGGAEALGLETIGDLLAHLPRATGEARTIAELAIDEVATVLVEVKSITSRPVRRRGMKPLVEATVTDGTGVMKATFFNQPWLSAQYAPPTRLMLSGKYQGQNRFRVNAHAKTDAVAAVGSEAAQYPATKGINSTQILALVQEHRAGVYDATDPLPVALRLRQRLPDRATALAAAHFGPDHDAGRRRLAFDELLVDQIVQLRLRRERRADIFAAPLAQPPTVSARWRDELLPFTPTGDQVDAMADVDADLARERPMQRLLMGEVGSGKTVVALHTMLRAVEHGGQAALMAPTETLAEQHFATLQTLMPGSMISAALLTGSTTTARRREILSRLGSGELKLVVGTHALIEDDVAFADLMVAVVDEQHRFGVRQRAALDAKAPSGLVPHLLHMTATPIPRTLRLANFGALDVTALRELPRGRQPITTHVCSTDAERHRAYERIREELRAGRQAFVVCPLVSESEALNARAATAEHERLKTGELKDFEVVLLHGQMRPAEKQAAMERFAAGTADVLVATTVIEVGIDVPNATIMLVEDADRYGISQLHQLRGRVGRGEHASLCLLFGPRESKRLQALALNGDGFRLAEIDLELRGEGELTGTRQSGMARFRFARLPDDAAVLEAAFATAEELLERDPHLDAPEHALLRAEVARAEAAPVAA; via the coding sequence GTGAGCGACGCGCCAGCGCCAGCGTTCGGGCCCGGCCTCACGCCGCCGCTCGCCTTCGCCGAGGCGCGCGAGCTGACGGCGCAGGAGCTGTGGGACGCCCCTGCGCGCACGCCGCGCCCGTCCCGGCTGGCGCAGCCGTTGGTCATCAAGAACCCGACCGCCGCGGGCGGCGCCGAGGCGCTGGGCCTGGAGACGATCGGCGACCTGCTCGCGCACCTGCCGCGCGCCACGGGCGAGGCCCGGACGATCGCCGAGCTGGCGATCGACGAGGTCGCCACCGTCCTGGTCGAGGTCAAGTCCATCACCTCGCGCCCGGTGCGCCGGCGGGGGATGAAGCCGCTGGTCGAGGCGACGGTCACCGACGGCACCGGGGTCATGAAGGCCACGTTCTTCAACCAGCCGTGGCTGAGCGCGCAGTACGCGCCACCGACGCGGCTGATGCTGTCCGGCAAGTACCAGGGCCAGAACCGGTTCCGGGTCAACGCCCACGCCAAGACCGACGCCGTCGCGGCGGTGGGCAGCGAGGCCGCGCAGTACCCGGCGACCAAGGGCATCAACTCGACCCAGATCCTGGCGCTCGTCCAGGAGCACCGCGCCGGCGTCTACGACGCGACCGACCCGCTGCCCGTGGCGCTGCGGCTGCGCCAGCGCCTGCCGGACCGGGCGACCGCGCTGGCCGCCGCGCACTTCGGTCCGGACCACGACGCGGGACGCCGGCGCCTGGCCTTCGACGAGCTGCTCGTCGACCAGATCGTCCAGCTGCGCCTGCGCCGCGAGCGCCGCGCCGACATCTTCGCCGCGCCGCTGGCGCAGCCGCCGACCGTCAGCGCGCGGTGGCGCGACGAGCTGCTGCCGTTCACGCCGACCGGCGACCAGGTCGACGCGATGGCCGACGTCGACGCCGACCTCGCGCGCGAGCGCCCGATGCAGCGGCTGCTGATGGGCGAGGTCGGCTCCGGCAAGACCGTCGTCGCGTTGCACACCATGTTGCGCGCGGTCGAGCACGGCGGCCAGGCCGCGCTGATGGCGCCCACCGAGACGCTGGCCGAGCAGCACTTCGCGACGCTGCAGACGCTGATGCCGGGCTCGATGATCTCCGCCGCGCTGCTGACCGGGTCGACGACCACGGCGCGCCGGCGCGAGATCCTCAGCCGGCTGGGCTCCGGCGAGCTCAAGCTCGTCGTCGGCACGCACGCGCTGATCGAGGACGACGTCGCGTTCGCCGACCTGATGGTCGCGGTGGTCGACGAGCAGCATCGCTTCGGCGTCCGCCAGCGCGCCGCGCTGGACGCCAAGGCGCCGTCCGGGCTCGTCCCGCACCTGCTGCACATGACCGCGACGCCGATCCCGCGCACGCTGCGCCTGGCGAACTTCGGCGCGCTGGACGTCACGGCGCTGCGCGAGCTGCCGCGCGGCCGTCAGCCGATCACGACGCACGTCTGCTCCACCGACGCCGAGCGCCACCGCGCCTACGAGCGCATCCGCGAGGAGCTGCGCGCGGGCCGGCAGGCGTTCGTGGTCTGCCCGCTGGTCAGCGAGTCCGAGGCCCTGAACGCGCGTGCCGCGACCGCCGAGCACGAGCGGCTGAAGACCGGCGAGCTCAAGGACTTCGAGGTCGTCCTGCTGCACGGCCAGATGCGCCCGGCCGAGAAGCAGGCGGCGATGGAGCGCTTCGCGGCCGGCACGGCCGACGTCCTGGTCGCCACGACCGTGATCGAGGTCGGGATCGACGTCCCCAACGCCACGATCATGCTCGTCGAGGACGCCGACCGCTACGGGATCTCCCAGCTGCACCAGCTGCGCGGGCGCGTCGGCCGCGGCGAGCACGCGTCGCTGTGCCTGCTCTTCGGCCCGCGCGAGTCCAAGCGGCTGCAGGCGCTGGCGCTGAACGGCGATGGCTTCCGGCTCGCCGAGATCGACCTCGAGCTGCGCGGCGAGGGCGAGCTGACCGGCACGCGTCAGTCGGGCATGGCCCGCTTCCGCTTCGCGCGGCTGCCCGACGACGCGGCCGTGCTGGAGGCGGCGTTCGCCACGGCCGAGGAGCTGCTGGAGCGCGATCCGCACCTCGATGCGCCCGAGCACGCGCTGCTGCGCGCCGAAGTCGCGCGGGCCGAGGCCGCGCCGGTGGCCGCGTGA
- the rsmD gene encoding 16S rRNA (guanine(966)-N(2))-methyltransferase RsmD has protein sequence MRVVAGALGGRRFQAPAGKDTRPTSDRVREALFSALGPIDDARVLDLFAGSGALAIEALSRGAAHAVLVDDDARAAATIRDNLTTLDLGSDRAKVRRRDALRALRDAREAGESYDLVFLDPPYRLATGLGPDLADSLLPILAPAARVVGESDRRTPLDLPGLSTTFERRYGDTLLRIHKA, from the coding sequence GTGAGAGTCGTCGCCGGCGCGCTGGGCGGCCGCCGCTTCCAGGCGCCCGCCGGCAAGGACACGCGTCCGACGTCGGACCGCGTCCGCGAGGCGCTGTTCAGCGCGCTGGGGCCGATCGACGACGCCCGCGTCCTCGATCTGTTCGCGGGATCTGGCGCGTTGGCGATCGAGGCGCTGTCGCGCGGCGCCGCGCATGCGGTCCTGGTCGACGACGACGCCCGCGCGGCGGCCACGATCCGGGACAACCTCACGACGCTGGATCTCGGCTCCGATCGCGCCAAGGTGCGGCGCCGCGACGCGCTGCGGGCCCTGCGCGACGCACGCGAGGCGGGCGAGTCATACGATCTCGTCTTCCTTGACCCCCCGTACCGGCTCGCGACCGGGCTCGGACCGGATCTGGCGGACTCGCTGCTTCCGATCCTCGCTCCCGCCGCGCGCGTGGTCGGGGAGAGCGACCGGCGCACGCCGCTCGACCTCCCGGGCCTGAGCACGACGTTCGAACGCCGCTACGGCGACACCCTCCTTCGCATCCATAAGGCATGA
- the coaD gene encoding pantetheine-phosphate adenylyltransferase: MTDEKRIAVCPGSYDPITNGHLDIIGRTSAQFDEVVVAVVNVSVRKNEPIFGIEERVSFIEEATAHLGNVRAEPFSVLVVDFARSIGARTIVKGLRAISDFEYELEMGQLNRMQAPDVDTLYLMASPQYSFLSSSGVKELATFGGDIDSLVPERVARRLKEELTR, from the coding sequence ATGACCGACGAGAAGCGCATCGCTGTCTGTCCAGGCAGCTACGACCCGATCACCAACGGGCACCTCGACATCATCGGACGCACCTCGGCGCAGTTCGACGAGGTCGTCGTCGCCGTGGTCAACGTGTCCGTCCGCAAGAACGAGCCGATCTTCGGGATCGAGGAGCGCGTGTCGTTCATCGAGGAGGCCACGGCGCACCTCGGCAACGTCCGGGCCGAGCCGTTCAGCGTGCTGGTCGTCGACTTCGCAAGGTCGATTGGGGCCCGAACGATCGTCAAGGGACTGCGCGCCATCTCCGACTTCGAGTACGAATTGGAGATGGGGCAGCTGAACCGCATGCAGGCGCCGGACGTCGACACGCTCTACCTGATGGCCAGCCCGCAGTACAGTTTCCTCAGCTCCAGCGGAGTCAAGGAGCTCGCCACGTTCGGCGGTGACATCGACAGCCTCGTCCCGGAGCGCGTCGCCCGTCGCCTGAAGGAAGAGCTCACCCGATGA
- a CDS encoding macro domain-containing protein produces the protein MPSIEVLDTDITTLAVDAIANAANTRLLHGGGVAGAISRAGGSVIDEESRAAAPVELGAAVATSAGAMPSRWVIHAATMELGGPTSADIVRRCTAATLAAAEELGATSLALVAFGTGVGGFPLDEAAAIEVGEVRRHLLAGPGSGLERVVFAVRGADAVRAFSEALAA, from the coding sequence GTGCCTTCGATCGAGGTCCTGGACACCGACATCACGACGCTGGCGGTCGACGCGATCGCCAACGCGGCCAACACGCGGCTGCTGCACGGTGGCGGCGTGGCCGGTGCGATCTCGCGGGCCGGCGGGTCCGTGATCGACGAGGAGAGCCGCGCGGCGGCGCCGGTGGAGCTGGGCGCCGCGGTGGCGACCTCGGCGGGCGCGATGCCGTCGCGGTGGGTCATCCACGCGGCCACGATGGAGCTCGGCGGGCCGACGTCCGCCGACATCGTGCGACGCTGCACGGCGGCGACCCTCGCCGCGGCGGAGGAGCTCGGGGCGACGTCGCTGGCGCTGGTCGCGTTCGGGACGGGCGTCGGCGGGTTCCCGCTGGACGAGGCGGCCGCGATCGAGGTCGGCGAGGTGCGCCGGCATCTGCTGGCCGGGCCGGGGTCCGGGCTGGAGCGCGTCGTGTTCGCCGTACGCGGTGCTGATGCGGTGCGCGCGTTCTCGGAGGCCTTGGCCGCGTGA
- a CDS encoding acylphosphatase, which yields MIARRLVVRGRVQGVNYRGWVQDRARARGVMGWAENRADGTVDVWLQGAPDDVVAVERAVGEGPSHARVEGVETSDVHPRGDLDGFARR from the coding sequence GTGATCGCCCGGCGCCTGGTGGTGCGCGGGCGCGTCCAGGGCGTCAACTACCGCGGCTGGGTGCAGGATCGCGCTCGCGCGCGGGGAGTCATGGGGTGGGCGGAGAACCGCGCGGACGGCACGGTCGACGTCTGGCTGCAGGGCGCGCCGGACGACGTCGTCGCCGTCGAGCGCGCGGTGGGCGAGGGCCCGTCGCACGCGCGGGTCGAGGGCGTCGAGACTTCCGACGTCCACCCGCGCGGCGACCTGGACGGCTTCGCCCGGCGGTAG
- a CDS encoding ABC transporter ATP-binding protein, whose protein sequence is MIESHGLTKRLGGRTVVSDVSFACAPGTVTGFLGPNGAGKTTTMRMLCGLSEPDAGHATILDTNYRALPNPGRRVGILLDAGAQHGGRRGQEALTISALTMGADPARVPELLDRVGLEKRAARQRVKQYSLGMRQRLGIANALIGDPEVLILDEPANGLDPEGMRWMRGLLRDFADRGGTVLLSSHLLHEVEAVADQLLIIGKGKIMAKGTRDELLAGAGTLVRAADDQDGLLQSALDAASLTARAHPDGGFIVDAEPEQVGRAALDGRVALSRLGPSESAGLEQLFFDLTSDAAADPSGAGAPDASQPDLQETAR, encoded by the coding sequence ATGATCGAGTCCCACGGCCTCACGAAGCGCCTCGGCGGACGCACCGTCGTCTCCGACGTCAGCTTCGCCTGCGCACCCGGAACCGTCACCGGCTTCCTCGGCCCCAACGGCGCCGGCAAGACCACCACCATGCGCATGTTGTGCGGGTTGTCGGAGCCCGACGCCGGACACGCGACCATCCTCGACACCAACTACCGCGCGCTCCCCAACCCCGGCCGCCGCGTCGGGATCCTGCTCGACGCCGGCGCCCAGCACGGCGGCCGCCGCGGCCAGGAGGCCCTCACGATCTCCGCCCTGACGATGGGCGCCGACCCGGCCCGCGTCCCCGAGCTCCTGGACCGCGTCGGACTCGAGAAGCGCGCCGCGCGCCAGCGCGTCAAGCAGTACTCGCTGGGCATGCGCCAGCGCCTCGGCATCGCCAACGCGCTGATCGGCGACCCGGAGGTCCTGATCCTCGACGAGCCCGCCAACGGCCTGGACCCGGAGGGCATGCGCTGGATGCGCGGCCTGCTGCGCGACTTCGCCGACCGCGGCGGCACCGTCCTGCTCTCCTCGCACCTCCTGCACGAGGTCGAGGCGGTCGCCGACCAGCTGCTGATCATCGGCAAGGGCAAGATCATGGCCAAGGGCACGCGCGACGAGCTGCTGGCCGGCGCCGGGACCCTCGTCCGCGCCGCCGACGACCAGGACGGCCTCCTGCAGTCGGCGCTGGACGCGGCGAGCCTCACGGCGCGCGCCCACCCCGACGGCGGCTTCATCGTCGACGCCGAGCCCGAGCAGGTCGGGCGCGCCGCCCTCGACGGCCGCGTCGCGCTCAGCCGCCTCGGCCCGTCGGAGTCCGCCGGCCTCGAGCAGCTCTTCTTCGACCTCACCAGCGACGCCGCGGCGGACCCCTCCGGCGCGGGCGCACCCGACGCAAGCCAGCCCGACCTCCAGGAGACCGCACGATGA
- a CDS encoding sensor histidine kinase: MTDGVSPWQRLLLPAAVLAESDGRRTPRDWVVDALMYAFSIGFGIVILASTRDYRSDPTLALDVACGVVAFVALWFRRRRPTEVAVLVIALSAFSALAAAAALAACFNAALRMEVRPLIGVMLFGIACAAVSALAYGNAHGYDWSGLFVGVLLTTVAVGWGLFARAQRDLVSSLHERAARMATERRLYEEQARDAERRRIAREMHDVLAHRLSLLSVHAGALEFRPDAPPDEIAEAAGVVRGAAHAALQELRDVIGVLREPDAEGEDGDAAATGSGLVAASGAPSPDGARPWAGPGERATEPPQPTLAEIPALVEESRTAGARVALRIDVPDGVDLAPALGRTAYRIVQEGLTNARKHAPAAAVEVAVGARDGNLVVSVVSRRPVGVVAARRGDVPPGAGTGLFGLRERVALAGGTLEHGPEPGGDFVLRAALPWVAGA; this comes from the coding sequence ATGACCGACGGCGTCTCCCCATGGCAGCGGCTCCTGCTCCCGGCGGCGGTGCTGGCGGAGTCCGACGGGCGCCGCACGCCGCGCGACTGGGTCGTCGACGCGTTGATGTACGCCTTCTCGATCGGGTTCGGGATCGTGATCCTGGCGTCGACCCGGGACTACCGCTCGGACCCGACGCTCGCGCTCGACGTCGCCTGCGGCGTGGTCGCGTTCGTGGCGCTGTGGTTCCGGCGCCGGCGGCCGACGGAGGTCGCCGTGCTGGTGATCGCGCTGTCGGCGTTCTCGGCCCTGGCCGCCGCCGCCGCGCTGGCGGCGTGCTTCAACGCCGCGCTGCGGATGGAGGTCCGGCCGCTGATCGGCGTCATGCTCTTCGGGATCGCGTGCGCGGCGGTGTCCGCGCTGGCCTACGGCAACGCTCACGGCTACGACTGGTCGGGGCTGTTCGTCGGCGTCCTGCTGACCACGGTCGCGGTCGGCTGGGGCCTGTTCGCGCGGGCGCAGCGCGATCTCGTGTCGTCGCTGCACGAGCGCGCGGCGCGGATGGCGACCGAGCGGCGGCTGTACGAGGAGCAGGCGCGCGATGCCGAGCGGCGCCGGATCGCGCGCGAGATGCACGACGTCCTGGCCCATCGCCTGTCGCTGCTGAGCGTGCACGCGGGCGCGCTGGAGTTCCGGCCGGACGCGCCGCCCGACGAGATCGCCGAGGCGGCGGGGGTCGTGCGCGGCGCGGCGCACGCGGCGCTGCAGGAGCTGCGCGACGTCATCGGGGTGCTGCGCGAGCCGGACGCCGAGGGCGAGGACGGCGACGCGGCCGCGACGGGTTCGGGACTGGTCGCCGCGAGCGGCGCGCCGTCGCCCGACGGGGCGCGGCCGTGGGCGGGGCCTGGCGAGCGGGCGACGGAGCCGCCGCAGCCGACGCTCGCCGAGATCCCGGCGCTGGTCGAGGAGTCGCGGACGGCGGGCGCGCGGGTCGCGTTGCGGATCGACGTTCCCGATGGGGTCGACCTCGCGCCGGCGCTCGGGCGCACGGCGTACCGGATCGTGCAGGAGGGGCTGACCAACGCCCGCAAGCACGCGCCGGCGGCCGCGGTCGAGGTCGCGGTGGGGGCGCGCGACGGCAACCTGGTGGTGTCGGTGGTGAGCCGGCGACCGGTCGGGGTGGTCGCGGCGCGGCGCGGGGACGTCCCGCCCGGCGCCGGGACGGGGCTCTTCGGGCTGCGCGAGCGCGTCGCGCTGGCCGGCGGCACGCTGGAGCACGGGCCGGAGCCCGGCGGCGACTTCGTGTTGCGAGCGGCGCTGCCATGGGTGGCGGGCGCGTGA